In the genome of Nonomuraea sp. NBC_00507, the window CTGAACCAGGCCGGGCGGGAAGGGCTCAGCCGTCGCCGAGAGGGCTCGCCCCGACGATCTCGTCAGCACAACACGGCAGGCCCAAACCCCTGGAGTCGTCCCCGCGAGCTGAGATGCGTGACTACAGTGCTGGCCTTGCTCGACGGCTTCCGCTGGCAAGGCTCGCGCGTGATCGGCGATCGCGCGCAGACCTTGCCGGCGGTGCTCGCGCTGCACGGACGGGCAGGGGCCGGCAACCAGCGTCTGGTCGAGGAGCTGTGGTGCGACGAACCGCTGGCCAACCCCACGAAGGCGCTGCAGGTGGTGGCTTCTACGCCCTGTCCGGCGAGCAACTCGACGGCCTCAAGCCCCTGGCGGCGTCTTCGTCGCTCCCGTCCGAGTGCCTGCCCTGTCGATGCCCGCGTGCCGGTCGAGGGCTACTACGGCTGAGCCTTGACCCGCCCTGAGCAGGTAGCCCCGCCAGGGGCCGCTCTTCCGGCGGCGACAGCGCGCGATAACCGGCCATCGTATCCCGCACGTCGTCGAGCGCCTGCCTGGACAACGCCTCCACCTGCTCGATCTCGCGGCGTGTCCGGTCGGGGACCGCGGCGATGAGGCGGTCGGCGAGCTGGCTCTTCAACGTCATGACCGACAGCCGGTGGCCAAGGACGTCGTGCCGGTCGGCGAAACGCAGCCGCTCGTGCTCCACCACTGGCCGCTCGGACTAGGCATGGGCCTGTTCGAGGCGGCTGAAGGTGTCGAGCGCGACCGCGTACATGGCCGCGAGCATGCCCCGCCGCCCGAACGCGAGAGCCGCGGCACTGATCAGGTAGAGCAGCGCCGCGAACACCCACAGCTCACTTACGAAGAGTTGGAGTAGTTCCCAAAGCAGGGATCGCAGTGGTCGAACCATGGCGCGCAGAGATTGCCGCATGACCAGCAGCGCCCGAAGTTCGACAGGGGCCGTTTTCCCGACAGCAGCACGTTGATGCGCTCAGCGGCTTCGCGTTCGGCCGCTGCGGCGTCGGCCGCGGTGATGCCGCCGAGCGGACCGAGGACTCGGACGGCAGTGCGCAGATCGCGGGCGATGCGGGCCTGTCGCTCAGCGGCTTCGAGGTCCTCGCAGCCACGGCCCAGAGCCTCGAGCGGGACGCCGCAGAGGACTGCGCGGACGATCGGCACGAAGGCCGGTGAATCAGTCTCGACTGGCAGGCGCATGAGCCGCCAGACCTCGCGCCCTCTGCCGCCCCAGCGGGAGGTCACGATTGAACGGATGATCTTCCAGCGCTCGATCAACCTGTCGACCGGCACTGGGCGCAGCGGTGGGGTGCGAGCGAGCGCAACCCAGCCCGCCAGCGCGTGCGGAAGCTCTGCGGGGGTGGGGTCGCCGAGTTCGGCCCAGGAGGGCGCCAGAAGAGCATGCGGTACGGCCAGACCGGTTCCGATGGCGCCGTTGGCCGCCTTGACCGCGCGGCCGATCAGCGCGGAGTCGGCGGCCAGGCCGGGAAGCTCGCTGCGGTAGAGGCCCGCCCAGCCTTGGTCGGTCAGGCCACGGCGGCCCGCCCGGCCAGCGATCTGGGCCGCCTCCCACAGCAGCAGCGATCTGCGGCGGTGCCCGTCGAATTTCGACGTCTCGGCGAATGCCACCGCGTTCAGCGGCAGATTCACTCCGTGTCCGACCACGTCCGTGGTGACGATCACTTCGACCGATCCACCGGCCAACCGGGCGATCTGGGCGCGGCGCGCGTGCGGAGGCAGCGCGCCGTAAAGAACCGTGGCACTCCGGCCCGCCTCGGTGAGCTCACCATGCAGGGCCAGCACGGTCTTGCGGCCGAAGGCGACCACGGCCGAGCCGGCCGGAAGTGTCGCCGCGGTCCACGGCCCGCCGGACAGCAGCGGAGCGGAGCGCGTGTGCCGTACGACTGCTACCTCGCCGAGCAGGTGTCGCAACAGCGGCTCTACCTCCGGCGCGGCGACGACATGAATAATCCGGTAAGCGCCCGAGTACAGCAATTTGGTCCAGGCCGGGCCCCGGTCTGGGTCGGCCAGCCAGTGGGCCTCGTCGATAACGGCGAATTCGGCTTCGACAGGGGCGGCCTCAGCTGTGCAGCACAGCACGGGCGCGTCGGGATCGATCACCTCTTCACCAGTGATCAGGCCGACCCGGCCGAGTTTCGCCCGGAGCCGTTCATAGACCTCTGTTGCCAGCATTCGAAGAGGAGCGACGTAAACACCCGAGCCGTGCTCGGCCAGTAGCTCGATGGCCTCGTGCGTCTTGCCGGAGTTGGTCGGGCCGAGGTGGAGGAACGCCTTTTCTGGCGGTTCCTGCCGGATGACGATGCGGACACGGGCACGGGCGGCCGCGTCCCGTGCCCGCGCCGCCCTTCGGCGCCGCTGGGCCGCGAGGCGCTCACTGGCCGCATCGGCCGCTCCACGCAGGGACTCGACGTCCTCGGCCCGCCAATAGCGGACGGTGATTCGCTTGCCGTACTTGTGGATCTCTTTCTCCGCGACCGACGTCAGCCCGTGTGCGGAGGCCAGTCTGGTGAATCTGCCCGGCGTGATGCCGAGCGACTCAGCCGCCTCGGTGGCGTTGAGGCGGCGCTCAGCCGCGAGCCTCTCCCGGAAGGAGGCCGGATCAGCCAGCGCCTCGATGATCGGCTCGAGGGCGAACTGGCTGCCGGTTTTGGTCAACAGGCCGACGTCGACGGCGAGTTCGATCTCCCAGACGGTCAGTCCAAGCAGTGTGCGGGTCTTCTCCCGGCCAAGTGGCCGATCAAGGAGGGTGCATGACACACAGTGACCTTACGACTACCCACTGACAATTTTTTGGGCCTGCTGTGGCTGGTCCCTGATCGTCGGCCATGCGCCGGCCCGCCGTGCCCAGGCGTCAGGACTTGGAGGGGCTGTCGCGGACCGC includes:
- a CDS encoding histidine kinase, which encodes MVEHERLRFADRHDVLGHRLSVMTLKSQLADRLIAAVPDRTRREIEQVEALSRQALDDVRDTMAGYRALSPPEERPLAGLPAQGGSRLSRSSPRPARGHRQGRHSDGSDEDAARGLRPSSCSPDRA
- a CDS encoding helicase-related protein; this translates as MSCTLLDRPLGREKTRTLLGLTVWEIELAVDVGLLTKTGSQFALEPIIEALADPASFRERLAAERRLNATEAAESLGITPGRFTRLASAHGLTSVAEKEIHKYGKRITVRYWRAEDVESLRGAADAASERLAAQRRRRAARARDAAARARVRIVIRQEPPEKAFLHLGPTNSGKTHEAIELLAEHGSGVYVAPLRMLATEVYERLRAKLGRVGLITGEEVIDPDAPVLCCTAEAAPVEAEFAVIDEAHWLADPDRGPAWTKLLYSGAYRIIHVVAAPEVEPLLRHLLGEVAVVRHTRSAPLLSGGPWTAATLPAGSAVVAFGRKTVLALHGELTEAGRSATVLYGALPPHARRAQIARLAGGSVEVIVTTDVVGHGVNLPLNAVAFAETSKFDGHRRRSLLLWEAAQIAGRAGRRGLTDQGWAGLYRSELPGLAADSALIGRAVKAANGAIGTGLAVPHALLAPSWAELGDPTPAELPHALAGWVALARTPPLRPVPVDRLIERWKIIRSIVTSRWGGRGREVWRLMRLPVETDSPAFVPIVRAVLCGVPLEALGRGCEDLEAAERQARIARDLRTAVRVLGPLGGITAADAAAAEREAAERINVLLSGKRPLSNFGRCWSCGNLCAPWFDHCDPCFGNYSNSS